A genomic window from Cloacibacillus evryensis DSM 19522 includes:
- a CDS encoding ASKHA domain-containing protein, producing MPELYLPQLGRTIKCERGRNLYELLAEEGLIEAPCGGKGVCGKCRVLLDGAGVLSCCHTVERSAEILLPQAAGVSEIVSDGYMKEFRFVPKEGFGAAIDIGTTTVVAALYDLSSGRELDTLSRLNSQKIYGQDVISRIRHAADEADGLAQLQQKITGDLNELTTGLLARNGIRAEQVSSVVIAGNTTMIHLLAGRDPSSLASAPYLPAFTGPLRFDAADIGLGLTEASVLCLPAIASYVGGDITAGMIACGIDSGGPLTLLLDIGTNGEIVLAGNDKIYCCSCAAGPALEGMNISCGTRASDGAIESVSITDGAVVCRTIRDRPAGGICGSGLISAISAMLREGVIAPNGRFADHPLVSRSCGEKRVVLDAAHNIYLTQKDIRQVQLAKGALLSGALTLLEASGHGEGDVSRVIVAGQFGAHLSAESITGCGILPKSWEQKITYAGNTSKSGAAICLLSPEEADRCESLAGEARYIELSVKEGYEALFIKCLRF from the coding sequence ATGCCTGAGCTATACCTTCCGCAGCTGGGGCGGACTATTAAATGCGAAAGGGGACGCAATCTCTATGAGCTCCTCGCCGAAGAGGGATTGATCGAGGCCCCCTGCGGGGGAAAGGGCGTCTGCGGAAAATGCCGCGTACTTCTTGACGGGGCCGGCGTGCTGTCGTGCTGCCATACGGTGGAGCGCAGCGCGGAGATATTGCTGCCGCAGGCCGCCGGCGTGAGCGAGATCGTCTCCGACGGATACATGAAGGAATTCCGTTTCGTCCCGAAAGAGGGCTTCGGCGCGGCGATAGACATCGGCACCACGACCGTCGTCGCCGCCCTTTATGACCTTTCTTCGGGACGGGAGCTTGACACGCTCTCCCGCCTGAACAGCCAGAAAATATACGGGCAGGACGTCATCTCACGCATCCGTCACGCGGCGGACGAAGCGGACGGGCTGGCGCAGCTTCAGCAGAAAATCACCGGCGACCTGAATGAGCTGACCACCGGGCTGTTGGCCAGGAACGGCATCCGCGCCGAACAGGTGAGCAGCGTCGTGATCGCGGGCAACACCACGATGATCCATCTGCTGGCGGGGCGCGACCCTTCCAGCCTGGCCTCCGCCCCCTACCTTCCCGCCTTCACCGGGCCGCTCCGTTTTGACGCGGCCGACATCGGGCTGGGCCTGACGGAGGCCTCCGTCCTCTGCCTGCCGGCGATAGCCTCCTACGTCGGCGGAGACATTACCGCCGGCATGATCGCCTGCGGCATCGACAGCGGCGGCCCGCTTACCCTCCTGCTGGACATCGGCACCAACGGCGAGATCGTCCTGGCCGGGAACGATAAAATATACTGCTGCTCCTGCGCGGCGGGCCCGGCGCTGGAAGGGATGAACATTAGCTGCGGCACGAGGGCGTCGGACGGCGCGATAGAGAGCGTCTCCATTACGGACGGGGCCGTCGTCTGCCGGACGATCCGAGACCGTCCGGCAGGCGGCATCTGCGGCAGCGGGCTGATATCCGCCATTTCCGCGATGCTGCGCGAGGGCGTCATCGCCCCCAACGGGCGCTTCGCGGACCATCCGCTCGTCAGCCGCTCCTGCGGGGAAAAACGCGTCGTCCTGGACGCCGCGCATAACATATACCTCACGCAAAAAGACATCCGGCAGGTACAGTTGGCAAAGGGAGCGTTGCTGTCGGGGGCGCTCACGCTGCTTGAGGCGTCTGGACACGGCGAGGGCGACGTAAGCAGGGTGATCGTGGCCGGACAGTTCGGCGCGCACCTCTCCGCGGAATCCATCACAGGCTGCGGCATCCTGCCGAAATCATGGGAACAAAAGATCACATATGCCGGCAACACCTCAAAGTCAGGCGCCGCGATATGCCTGCTTTCGCCGGAAGAGGCGGACCGCTGTGAGTCTCTAGCGGGGGAGGCCCGCTATATCGAACTATCCGTAAAAGAAGGCTACGAGGCTCTTTTTATCAAGTGCCTGCGTTTTTAA
- a CDS encoding corrinoid protein, with amino-acid sequence MTKTKEELLAELSRCVLEMEEDEVTEAAKEYARLGFDPTDGILFGLVNGMNRASDLYEQEEYFIPELLICSSAMYNGLDVLRPLLPKNQAGGKCKVVIGVVQGDTHDIGKNLVKIMLESAGYEMVDLGRDVPVEKFVSAVKDEGARVLGLSTLMSTSMKNMKKIIDLLVREGIRDQVYVVVGGAPVSSSFAAKIGADGYSANATDAVRLVNRLTAKAQARCR; translated from the coding sequence ATGACAAAGACAAAAGAAGAACTTTTAGCGGAACTCTCCCGCTGCGTTCTGGAGATGGAAGAGGACGAGGTGACCGAGGCCGCGAAAGAGTATGCGCGGCTTGGCTTCGATCCGACGGACGGCATCCTGTTTGGACTGGTGAACGGCATGAACAGGGCCTCCGACCTCTACGAGCAGGAAGAATACTTCATCCCCGAGCTTCTTATCTGTTCTTCCGCCATGTACAACGGGCTCGACGTCCTGCGCCCCCTGCTTCCGAAAAATCAGGCCGGCGGGAAATGCAAAGTCGTCATCGGCGTGGTGCAGGGAGACACGCACGACATCGGCAAAAATCTGGTGAAGATCATGCTGGAATCCGCCGGATATGAGATGGTCGACCTGGGGCGCGATGTGCCGGTGGAAAAGTTCGTCTCCGCCGTGAAAGACGAGGGAGCCCGCGTCCTTGGCCTCTCGACCCTGATGTCCACGTCGATGAAGAACATGAAAAAGATCATCGACCTGCTCGTCCGGGAGGGGATCCGCGACCAGGTGTATGTCGTCGTGGGTGGAGCTCCCGTCTCCTCCTCCTTTGCCGCCAAGATCGGCGCGGACGGCTATTCGGCGAACGCGACCGACGCGGTCAGGCTCGTCAACAGGCTCACGGCGAAAGCGCAGGCCCGGTGCCGATGA
- a CDS encoding uroporphyrinogen decarboxylase family protein: MTLAERLYAAAHLAAVDRPPCVCPGGMMNMIVSDIMRATGCTWPESHLDPAKMASLTRALCQNGGFENYGVPFCMTVEAEALGADVDMGDGEVEPHVVRSPLSSALEADRLRPFDPDKGRPSVVLEAIHLLKAAGDGVPVVGNLTGPISVAGTLVDMSSLLMEFRKRPEACHRLLGIISDALIAFGRAQVKAGADVICVAEPSGTGEILGGKRFQEYAVTYINRVLDAVPAPTKIVHICGRLRSVYHLLDSLHCDAFSFDAMVGAHEVKPYLTGKAVMGNVSTHALGVMPREKVKQLTAAAYKQGMDILAPACGLPLTTPLANIKAMAETARELTERPHA; this comes from the coding sequence ATGACGCTGGCGGAGCGGCTCTATGCGGCGGCGCATCTGGCGGCCGTTGACCGCCCTCCCTGCGTCTGTCCGGGCGGAATGATGAACATGATCGTCTCCGATATCATGAGAGCGACCGGCTGTACATGGCCGGAGTCGCATCTCGATCCGGCGAAAATGGCCTCGCTGACCCGCGCTCTCTGCCAAAACGGCGGTTTCGAGAACTACGGCGTCCCCTTCTGTATGACGGTGGAGGCCGAAGCGTTGGGAGCCGATGTGGATATGGGAGACGGAGAGGTGGAGCCTCACGTGGTCCGCTCCCCGCTCTCCTCCGCGCTGGAGGCGGACCGTCTCAGGCCGTTCGATCCCGATAAGGGGCGTCCGTCCGTCGTCCTTGAGGCGATACACCTCCTGAAAGCCGCGGGAGACGGCGTGCCGGTCGTCGGCAACCTCACGGGGCCGATCAGCGTCGCCGGCACTCTTGTGGATATGAGCAGCCTCTTGATGGAATTTCGCAAACGGCCGGAGGCGTGCCATCGCCTGCTGGGAATAATCTCCGACGCCCTCATAGCCTTCGGGCGGGCGCAGGTCAAGGCCGGAGCGGACGTCATCTGTGTCGCGGAGCCCAGCGGCACCGGCGAGATCCTCGGAGGCAAGCGCTTTCAGGAATATGCCGTAACCTACATAAACCGCGTCCTGGACGCGGTGCCGGCGCCGACGAAGATCGTCCATATCTGCGGCCGGCTGCGCAGCGTCTATCATTTGCTTGACTCGCTTCACTGCGACGCGTTCAGCTTCGACGCGATGGTCGGCGCGCATGAGGTCAAGCCTTATCTGACCGGAAAGGCGGTCATGGGCAATGTCAGCACCCACGCGCTGGGCGTCATGCCGCGGGAAAAGGTAAAACAGCTGACAGCGGCGGCATACAAACAGGGAATGGACATTCTGGCACCGGCCTGCGGCCTGCCGCTCACCACGCCGCTCGCGAACATAAAGGCGATGGCGGAAACGGCGCGGGAACTCACGGAGAGGCCCCATGCCTGA
- a CDS encoding uroporphyrinogen decarboxylase family protein, producing MDQFSQFTCRPENQEMVSPGLISSLGIAPEDIYASVENITAIAAAAGKSAGRDFALLPFCHTVEAKAMGADIRPADDTAGPRAGAYTLNDPGELPPVDISASADAARLLRASSALRDGGWRVVYQLSGPISIFSCMTPLSGLFKCWRKTPETVGASLDRLQDMLSRFTEVLCEAGVEYISYSDPAGNANILGPKYGSLLTERFTLPFLKRIREICGDRCSLLICPMTAASLSSGGHLLAAASDGGDIAVCCVKREGCMKSKNFKLR from the coding sequence ATGGATCAGTTTTCTCAATTCACATGCCGGCCGGAAAATCAGGAGATGGTTTCGCCGGGCCTCATAAGCTCCTTGGGGATCGCCCCGGAAGATATCTACGCGAGCGTGGAAAACATCACCGCGATAGCGGCGGCGGCCGGCAAATCCGCGGGCCGCGATTTCGCGCTGCTCCCCTTTTGCCACACGGTGGAGGCAAAGGCGATGGGGGCCGACATCCGCCCCGCCGACGACACCGCCGGACCCAGGGCCGGAGCCTATACCCTGAACGATCCCGGCGAACTTCCGCCGGTGGACATTTCAGCGTCCGCGGACGCGGCACGCCTGCTAAGGGCGTCTTCCGCCTTGAGAGACGGAGGTTGGCGCGTAGTCTATCAGCTCAGCGGTCCGATCTCCATTTTCAGCTGCATGACGCCTCTTTCCGGCCTCTTCAAATGCTGGAGAAAAACCCCGGAAACGGTCGGGGCCTCCCTGGACCGCCTTCAGGATATGCTCTCGCGCTTTACAGAGGTCCTCTGCGAAGCTGGAGTGGAATACATCTCCTACTCAGACCCCGCCGGCAACGCAAATATTCTCGGCCCCAAATATGGATCGCTGCTGACGGAGCGGTTTACCCTGCCTTTTTTGAAACGAATCAGAGAAATATGCGGAGACCGGTGCTCCCTCCTGATTTGCCCCATGACGGCCGCCTCCCTTTCTTCGGGAGGGCATCTCCTCGCCGCCGCGTCGGACGGCGGAGACATCGCCGTCTGCTGCGTCAAACGCGAAGGCTGTATGAAATCGAAAAACTTCAAACTTCGCTGA